In Planctomycetota bacterium, the genomic stretch GGATGCCGTGAACGACCTCGAACCGCCGCGAGCAGGCGGGGCAGTCTAGCGCCTGGGGCCCGGCGCGCAGCGCGCCCCGGCAAGCCGGACAGCGCAAGAGGTCCAGGAATTCCATGTGTCGGCTTCGCAACGGGTTCCACGTGAAGGCCGATGGCCCAATCATCCACATGCTGCGCGTGCCTGTCAAGGAGCATGGCCCCTGCTCCTCGCCCCTGCGCCCCCGCCGGGCACCGCGGCCTTTCCCCCCATACTTGCTCAATTCCCTCCCCCTCGCAGTTGAGCAAGTATGGCGCTTTGGCAATACGGGCGGCTTTGCGGCCCTTCCGCCCATACGTGCTCGCTCCGGCTCTCACAGGGTGATACAGGGGATGAACGGGCAGCCACCGGAGACCTCCGTGGCGCGGGTGGCCAGGCCCGGGGGCCATCCCCCTCGTAGCGGCTGCCTTGCGCGAGCGCGCCGGCGATGGTATTCTATTGCCGGCGTTGGAGGCCCCGGCCGTGGACGAGCAGATGGCGCGGTGGAACGACGAGATGTACCTGAAGCACCCGACGCCATATCACGGCCTCGCGGGGCGGATCGAGCATGCGCGCGTCGCCGCCATCGTGCGGCTGGCCGGGGTGGCGCCGGGAGACGCCGTGCTCGAGCTCGGGTGCGGGGCAGGCCACGTGCTGGTGGCATTGCCCCGGTGCCGGCGCAAGGTGGGACTGGACATTTCAGAGCGCTCGCTCGCGGACGCCCGCGCCCGCGCGGCCGAGCACGGGGAGGCCGGCATCGAGTTCGGCCACTTCGACGGCAATGACCCGCTGCCGTACAGACCCGGGGAGTTCGACGTGATCGTGTGCGCCGAGGTGCTCGAGCACGTGCCCGAACCGCGGCGGCTGGTCGAGGGCATCCACACCATCGCCACGCCCGCCACGCGGGTCGTCGTGACCGTGCCCATCGAGCGCCCGAAGCTCCTCGTCAAGAAAGCGTTGAGGGCCGTCGGCCTCATGCGGCTGCTGTTCCCAGGCATCGAGCCGGGCTTCAGCGAGGGACATCTTCATTGCTTCTCCAAGCAGATGCTCCGCGACGTCACCCGCGGGCTCTTCGCCATCCGGCGCCTGCGGAACGTGTGGGGCTGCCACTACGCCGCGCTGATGTTGAAGGCCCAGGCGGCCTCGTGAAAACAAGGCCTCGTGCTCCAGGAAGCCAGCGATGACCGAGCCACGACCACCCGAGGAAGCCTCGGCCCCCAGCCGGCGGGTCTACTTCGCGCTCGCCGCGGGCATCGTCCTGACCCTCCTGCTGCGAATTCCCGCCTTCCAGTTTCCGCTGGACCAGGACTGCGGCGAGTACTCCTACTGCGCGATGCGTTGGGCCGCGGGGGGCCTGCCCTACCGGGACGTGTGGGACCACAAGCCGCCGCTGATCTACCTGGTCTATCGGGGCATCTTCGCCGTGGCGGGCTCGGGCCCCGCCATCGTGGCGCCCGCGCTGCGAGTGGGCGCGATGCTCTGCGACGCGGCGACGGCCCTAGCCCTGTTCGCCCTCGTGCGGCGGCTCTTCGGCGCATGGCAAGGGGTGGCTGCCGCGACGGCCTTCGGGCTCTTCTCCGGCATGCCCGGCATGCAACTCGAGGCGTTCC encodes the following:
- a CDS encoding methyltransferase domain-containing protein, with protein sequence MDEQMARWNDEMYLKHPTPYHGLAGRIEHARVAAIVRLAGVAPGDAVLELGCGAGHVLVALPRCRRKVGLDISERSLADARARAAEHGEAGIEFGHFDGNDPLPYRPGEFDVIVCAEVLEHVPEPRRLVEGIHTIATPATRVVVTVPIERPKLLVKKALRAVGLMRLLFPGIEPGFSEGHLHCFSKQMLRDVTRGLFAIRRLRNVWGCHYAALMLKAQAAS